One segment of Gasterosteus aculeatus chromosome 3, fGasAcu3.hap1.1, whole genome shotgun sequence DNA contains the following:
- the LOC120816163 gene encoding activated CDC42 kinase 1 isoform X6, with product MQCEEGTEWLLELLMEVQLQQYLLRIRDDLNVTRLSHFDYVKNEDLEKIGMGRPGQRRLWEAVKRRKAMCKRKSWMSKVFSGKRPDGGDFPQQGQPASSFRKLSPTPPLGLEEGVLATHPGGGGGAPLDEQQQALTCLIPEKDLTLFEKLGDGTFGVVKRGEWLTPAGKVLNVAVKCLKTDVLSQPEALEDFICEVNAMHSLDHQNLIRLYGVVLTHPMKMVTELAPLGSLLERLRCVRPQGPVLIHTLCQYAVQVACGMAYLEQRRFIHRDLAARNILLASAHRVKIGDFGLMRALPNNHEHYVMQEHRKVPFAWCAPESLKTRTFSHATDTWMFGVTLWEMFTHGQEPWLGLNGSQILHKIDKEGERLPKPEDCPQDVYHVALQCWAQKPDDRPSFVALREFLLETMPTDMCALQDFDEPDKLHIQINDVITIIEGRAENYWWRGQNKRTLKVGPFPRNVVTSVAGLSAHDISRPLKNSFIHTGHGDSNPHRCWGFPDRIDDLYLGNPMDPPDVIGVDPGGTRLTQLPGRARTPCYDAVNDDEDPTLAGLKRLSLWKTASVKGLKLKPSAWVSASKQESGRTSGSGHTPGSEVSLIDFGEEFPPPTPSPSPVVEIQIPTLAKLALEAENLLDRTPPQSPRRSLPRPLHPTPVVDWDARPLPPPPAYDDVAQDEDDMEVSSINSSEQQHEEEQVEVCNPDVALLSRPEVEGDAVVARGPDRSGLGDNLFLPSKQSQILSTSFSQSAEIFQELQQECMKRLNVPTGSAARSSSPSQHLNSLSPCPRTRQTDEGHKRFSSNEDKPQIPPRVPIPPRPMKRGDYTSPRWSQDLSLSPTPADVTEDASGQGQPPRIPPRDPLSQPGSRTPSPMGLVVGSPQQRLYSVSPVSTQAHHTSCPPAHTYGSYLSSSPGKLMPTTHSFASDPKYAAPKVIQAQGHGRDSAGKGPCILPIVRDGRKVSSTHYYLLPERPPYLDRYDRFFRETDGQPAGSAEERPLRQANTATVRPMVAGGQILQGHAQGQALVQPGELKANFSSNNNSSLGGPRSGMKTSVSLPRVGSDGPTAAVVAASCGGTEGGGNSADRVKMVQEAVHGVTIEECQGALQNHSWNVQKAVHSLKVEQLFCLGLRSRAECLKLLEMCDWNLEVASTQMLDNYGSTTRQRR from the exons ATGCAGTGTGAGGAAGGTACAGAgtggctgctggagctgctgatggaggtgcagctgcagcagtacCTCCTTCGGATCCGAGATGACCTCAACGTCACGCGGCTGTCCCACTTTGACTACGTTAAGAACGAAGACCTGGAGAAGATCGGCATGGGTCGACCTG GACAGAGACGACTGTGGGAGGCTGTGAAAAGGAGGAAAGCCATGTGCAAGCGTAAATcctggatgagcaag GTGTTCAGTGGAAAGCGGCCAGACGGAGGAGACTTCCCCCAGCAGGGCCAGCCGGCCTCCTCCTTCCGTAAGCTGTCTCCCACACCTCCACTGGGCCTGGAGGAGGGAGTCCTGGCCACGCAccccggtggtggtggtggggctcCTCTcgatgagcagcagcaggccctGACCTGCCTCATCCCAGAGAAGGATCTGACGCTGTTTGAGAAGCTGGGGGACGGAACCTTCGGTGTGGTGAAGAGAGGAGAGTGGCTGACGCCGGCAGGGAAGGTG CTGAATGTAGCCGTGAAGTGTCTAAAGACAGACGTGCTCAGCCAGCCCGAAGCTCTGGAGGACTTCATCTGTGAGGTCAACGCCATGCACTCCCTGGACCACCAGAACCTCATTCGTCTCTACGGTGTGGTGCTGACACATCCAATGAAAATG GTGACCGAGCTGGCTCCCCTGGGTTCCCTGCTGGAGCGCCTGCGCTGTGTGCGTCCGCAAGGCCCGGTGTTGATCCACACTCTGTGCCAGTACGCTGTGCAGGTGGCTTGTGGCATGGCCTATCTGGAGCAAAGGAGGTTCATCCACAGGGACCTGGCAGCCAG GAACATCCTGCTGGCCTCAGCTCACAGAGTGAAGATAGGAGACTTTGGCCTGATGAGGGCGCTGCCCAACAACCACGAGCACTACGTCATGCAGGAGCATCGCAAGGTCCCCTTTGCATG GTGCGCCCCAGAGAGTCTCAAGACCAGAACGTTCTCTCACGCCACTGACACATGGATGTTTGGAGTCACTCTCTGGGAGATGTTCACACACGGCCAGGAGCCTTGGCTCGGTCTCAATGGGAGCcag ATTTTGCACAAGATTGATAAAGAAGGTGAGCGCCTCCCTAAGCCTGAAGACTGTCCGCAGGACGTCTATCATGTGGCGCTGCAGTGTTGGGCTCAGAAACCAGATGACAGACCCTCCTTTGTTGCGCTGCGTGAGTTCTTGCTTGAG ACCATGCCCACAGACATGTGTGCCCTGCAGGACTTTGATGAGCCTGACAAACTCCATATCCAGatcaatgatgtcatcactATAATAGAGGGGAG GGCGGAGAACTACTGGTGGAGAGGTCAAAACAAGCGAACCCTAAAGGTCGGACCTTTCCCCAGAAACGTGGTGACCTCGGTGGCAGGTTTGTCAGCTCATGACATCAGCCGGCCGCTCAAGAACAGCTTCATCCACACGGGACACGGAGACAGCAACCCGCACCGGTGCTGGGGCTTCCCTGACAGGATCGACGA TTTGTACCTCGGTAATCCCATGGATCCGCCCGATGTCATCGGTGTTGACCCCGGTGGCACTCGGCTCACACAGCTACCAGGACGAGCTAGAA cgCCCTGCTACGACGCGGTGAATGACGACGAGGATCCGACTTTGGCCGGTCTAAAGAGATTATCGCTTTGGAAAACGGCGTCTGTCAAAGGCTTGAAGCTCAAACCGTCCGCGTGGGTCTCTGCTTCCAAACAGGAGAGTGGTCGGACTTCAGGCTCGGGCCACACCCCCGGCAGTGAAGTGTCCCTCATTGACTTTGGGGAGGAGTTCCCCCCGCccaccccgtccccctcccctgTAGTGGAAATTCAGATTCCCACACTGGCAAAGCTGGCTTTGGAAGCAGAGAACCTCCTGGACCGGACCCCGCCTCAGAGCCCGCGTAGATCGCTGCCCCGCCCCCTTCACCCCACACCAGTAGTGGACTGGGACGCTCGGCCGTTACCCCCACCCCCGGCCTATGACGACGTGGCCCAAGACGAAGACGATATGGAG GTGAGCTCCATCAACAGTTCAGAGCAGCAGCACGAAGAGGAGCAGGTTGAGGTCTGTAACCCAGATGTGGCCCTCCTCTCTAGACCTGAGGTTGAGGGTGATGCTGTGGTTGCCAGGGGTCCAGACCGATCAGGTCTGGGGGACAACCTTTTTCTCCCCAGCAAGCAGAGCCAAATTCtgtccacctccttctcccagTCAGCAGAGATCTTCCAAGAACTCCAGCAGGAGTGCATGAAGAGGCTTAATGTACCGACTGGAAGTGCTGCACGGTCGAGCTCCCCATCTCAACATCTCAACAGTTTATCCCCGTGTCCCCGGACGCGACAGACTGACGAGGGACACAAGCGCTTCTCCTCCAACGAGGACAAACCCCAAATCCCCCCGCGTGTCCCCATACCCCCTCGCCCCATGAAGAGGGGCGACTACACGTCTCCTCGCTGGTCACAGGATCTCTCCCTGTCACCAACACCGGCTGACGTCACAGAAGACGCTTCAGGCCAAGGACAACCACCTCGGATCCCTCCCAGAGACCCTCTGTCCCAGCCGGGCTCCAGGACTCCCAGCCCCATGGGCCTGGTAGTGGGCTCCCCCCAGCAGAGACTCTACTCTGTGAGCCCCGTCTCAACGCAGGCTCACCACACCTCCTGTCCTCCGGCACACACGTACGGCTCCTACCTCTCCAGCTCGCCAGGCAAACTCATGCCCACCACGCACAGCTTCGCCTCGGATCCGAAATACGCGGCGCCCAAAGTGATCCAGGCCCAGGGGCACGGGAGGGACTCGGCCGGCAAAGGCCCGTGTATCCTCCCCATCGTCCGCGACGGACGCAAAGTCAGCAGCACCCACTATTACCTCCTGCCAGAGAGGCCGCCGTACCTCGACCGCTACGACCGCTTCTTCAGGGAGACCGATGGCCAGCCGGCGGGCAGCGCGGAAGAGCGGCCCCTACGGCAGGCGAACACCGCCACGGTCAGACCCATGGTCGCCGGCGGCCAGATTCTCCAGGGACACGCCCAGGGACAGGCGCTCGTCCAGCCGGGTGAGCTGAAGGCTAATTTCTCCTCCAACAATAACAGCAGTCTGGGCGGGCCGCGGTCAGGGATGAAGACCTCAGTCAGTCTGCCTCGCGTCGGTTCTGACGGGCCGACGGCGGCGGTGGTCGCCGCGTCCTGCGGCGGGACGGAGGGCGGCGGGAACTCGGCCGACAGGGTCAAAATG GTGCAGGAGGCCGTTCATGGTGTCACAATAGAGGAGTGCCAAGGCGCCCTCCAAAACCACAGCTGGAACGTCCAGAAAGCTGTGCATTCTCTAAAG GTGGAGCAGCTGTTCTGTCTGGGTCTGCGGAGCAGAGCAGAGTGCCTAAAGCTGTTGGAGATGTGCGACTGGAACCTGGAGGTGGCCAGCACGCAGATGTTGGACAACTATGGATCCACAACAAGACAGAG ACGGTGA
- the LOC120816163 gene encoding activated CDC42 kinase 1 isoform X7, whose product MRRFDKLKRSFPFLAHFHVYRKLGGSMQCEEGTEWLLELLMEVQLQQYLLRIRDDLNVTRLSHFDYVKNEDLEKIGMGRPGQRRLWEAVKRRKAMCKRKSWMSKVFSGKRPDGGDFPQQGQPASSFRKLSPTPPLGLEEGVLATHPGGGGGAPLDEQQQALTCLIPEKDLTLFEKLGDGTFGVVKRGEWLTPAGKVLNVAVKCLKTDVLSQPEALEDFICEVNAMHSLDHQNLIRLYGVVLTHPMKMVTELAPLGSLLERLRCVRPQGPVLIHTLCQYAVQVACGMAYLEQRRFIHRDLAARNILLASAHRVKIGDFGLMRALPNNHEHYVMQEHRKVPFAWCAPESLKTRTFSHATDTWMFGVTLWEMFTHGQEPWLGLNGSQILHKIDKEGERLPKPEDCPQDVYHVALQCWAQKPDDRPSFVALREFLLETMPTDMCALQDFDEPDKLHIQINDVITIIEGRAENYWWRGQNKRTLKVGPFPRNVVTSVAGLSAHDISRPLKNSFIHTGHGDSNPHRCWGFPDRIDDLYLGNPMDPPDVIGVDPGGTRLTQLPGRARTPCYDAVNDDEDPTLAGLKRLSLWKTASVKGLKLKPSAWVSASKQESGRTSGSGHTPGSEVSLIDFGEEFPPPTPSPSPVVEIQIPTLAKLALEAENLLDRTPPQSPRRSLPRPLHPTPVVDWDARPLPPPPAYDDVAQDEDDMEVSSINSSEQQHEEEQVEVCNPDVALLSRPEVEGDAVVARGPDRSGLGDNLFLPSKQSQILSTSFSQSAEIFQELQQECMKRLNVPTGSAARSSSPSQHLNSLSPCPRTRQTDEGHKRFSSNEDKPQIPPRVPIPPRPMKRGDYTSPRWSQDLSLSPTPADVTEDASGQGQPPRIPPRDPLSQPGSRTPSPMGLVVGSPQQRLYSVSPVSTQAHHTSCPPAHTYGSYLSSSPGKLMPTTHSFASDPKYAAPKVIQAQGHGRDSAGKGPCILPIVRDGRKVSSTHYYLLPERPPYLDRYDRFFRETDGQPAGSAEERPLRQANTATVRPMVAGGQILQGHAQGQALVQPGELKANFSSNNNSSLGGPRSGMKTSVSLPRVGSDGPTAAVVAASCGGTEGGGNSADRVKMVQEAVHGVTIEECQGALQNHSWNVQKAVHSLKVEQLFCLGLRSRAECLKLLEMCDWNLEVASTQMLDNYGSTTRQRR is encoded by the exons ATGCGACGCTTTGACAAGCTGAAGAGGTCGTTCCCCTTCCTGGCCCACTTCCACGTATACCGG AAACTGGGCGGTAGCATGCAGTGTGAGGAAGGTACAGAgtggctgctggagctgctgatggaggtgcagctgcagcagtacCTCCTTCGGATCCGAGATGACCTCAACGTCACGCGGCTGTCCCACTTTGACTACGTTAAGAACGAAGACCTGGAGAAGATCGGCATGGGTCGACCTG GACAGAGACGACTGTGGGAGGCTGTGAAAAGGAGGAAAGCCATGTGCAAGCGTAAATcctggatgagcaag GTGTTCAGTGGAAAGCGGCCAGACGGAGGAGACTTCCCCCAGCAGGGCCAGCCGGCCTCCTCCTTCCGTAAGCTGTCTCCCACACCTCCACTGGGCCTGGAGGAGGGAGTCCTGGCCACGCAccccggtggtggtggtggggctcCTCTcgatgagcagcagcaggccctGACCTGCCTCATCCCAGAGAAGGATCTGACGCTGTTTGAGAAGCTGGGGGACGGAACCTTCGGTGTGGTGAAGAGAGGAGAGTGGCTGACGCCGGCAGGGAAGGTG CTGAATGTAGCCGTGAAGTGTCTAAAGACAGACGTGCTCAGCCAGCCCGAAGCTCTGGAGGACTTCATCTGTGAGGTCAACGCCATGCACTCCCTGGACCACCAGAACCTCATTCGTCTCTACGGTGTGGTGCTGACACATCCAATGAAAATG GTGACCGAGCTGGCTCCCCTGGGTTCCCTGCTGGAGCGCCTGCGCTGTGTGCGTCCGCAAGGCCCGGTGTTGATCCACACTCTGTGCCAGTACGCTGTGCAGGTGGCTTGTGGCATGGCCTATCTGGAGCAAAGGAGGTTCATCCACAGGGACCTGGCAGCCAG GAACATCCTGCTGGCCTCAGCTCACAGAGTGAAGATAGGAGACTTTGGCCTGATGAGGGCGCTGCCCAACAACCACGAGCACTACGTCATGCAGGAGCATCGCAAGGTCCCCTTTGCATG GTGCGCCCCAGAGAGTCTCAAGACCAGAACGTTCTCTCACGCCACTGACACATGGATGTTTGGAGTCACTCTCTGGGAGATGTTCACACACGGCCAGGAGCCTTGGCTCGGTCTCAATGGGAGCcag ATTTTGCACAAGATTGATAAAGAAGGTGAGCGCCTCCCTAAGCCTGAAGACTGTCCGCAGGACGTCTATCATGTGGCGCTGCAGTGTTGGGCTCAGAAACCAGATGACAGACCCTCCTTTGTTGCGCTGCGTGAGTTCTTGCTTGAG ACCATGCCCACAGACATGTGTGCCCTGCAGGACTTTGATGAGCCTGACAAACTCCATATCCAGatcaatgatgtcatcactATAATAGAGGGGAG GGCGGAGAACTACTGGTGGAGAGGTCAAAACAAGCGAACCCTAAAGGTCGGACCTTTCCCCAGAAACGTGGTGACCTCGGTGGCAGGTTTGTCAGCTCATGACATCAGCCGGCCGCTCAAGAACAGCTTCATCCACACGGGACACGGAGACAGCAACCCGCACCGGTGCTGGGGCTTCCCTGACAGGATCGACGA TTTGTACCTCGGTAATCCCATGGATCCGCCCGATGTCATCGGTGTTGACCCCGGTGGCACTCGGCTCACACAGCTACCAGGACGAGCTAGAA cgCCCTGCTACGACGCGGTGAATGACGACGAGGATCCGACTTTGGCCGGTCTAAAGAGATTATCGCTTTGGAAAACGGCGTCTGTCAAAGGCTTGAAGCTCAAACCGTCCGCGTGGGTCTCTGCTTCCAAACAGGAGAGTGGTCGGACTTCAGGCTCGGGCCACACCCCCGGCAGTGAAGTGTCCCTCATTGACTTTGGGGAGGAGTTCCCCCCGCccaccccgtccccctcccctgTAGTGGAAATTCAGATTCCCACACTGGCAAAGCTGGCTTTGGAAGCAGAGAACCTCCTGGACCGGACCCCGCCTCAGAGCCCGCGTAGATCGCTGCCCCGCCCCCTTCACCCCACACCAGTAGTGGACTGGGACGCTCGGCCGTTACCCCCACCCCCGGCCTATGACGACGTGGCCCAAGACGAAGACGATATGGAG GTGAGCTCCATCAACAGTTCAGAGCAGCAGCACGAAGAGGAGCAGGTTGAGGTCTGTAACCCAGATGTGGCCCTCCTCTCTAGACCTGAGGTTGAGGGTGATGCTGTGGTTGCCAGGGGTCCAGACCGATCAGGTCTGGGGGACAACCTTTTTCTCCCCAGCAAGCAGAGCCAAATTCtgtccacctccttctcccagTCAGCAGAGATCTTCCAAGAACTCCAGCAGGAGTGCATGAAGAGGCTTAATGTACCGACTGGAAGTGCTGCACGGTCGAGCTCCCCATCTCAACATCTCAACAGTTTATCCCCGTGTCCCCGGACGCGACAGACTGACGAGGGACACAAGCGCTTCTCCTCCAACGAGGACAAACCCCAAATCCCCCCGCGTGTCCCCATACCCCCTCGCCCCATGAAGAGGGGCGACTACACGTCTCCTCGCTGGTCACAGGATCTCTCCCTGTCACCAACACCGGCTGACGTCACAGAAGACGCTTCAGGCCAAGGACAACCACCTCGGATCCCTCCCAGAGACCCTCTGTCCCAGCCGGGCTCCAGGACTCCCAGCCCCATGGGCCTGGTAGTGGGCTCCCCCCAGCAGAGACTCTACTCTGTGAGCCCCGTCTCAACGCAGGCTCACCACACCTCCTGTCCTCCGGCACACACGTACGGCTCCTACCTCTCCAGCTCGCCAGGCAAACTCATGCCCACCACGCACAGCTTCGCCTCGGATCCGAAATACGCGGCGCCCAAAGTGATCCAGGCCCAGGGGCACGGGAGGGACTCGGCCGGCAAAGGCCCGTGTATCCTCCCCATCGTCCGCGACGGACGCAAAGTCAGCAGCACCCACTATTACCTCCTGCCAGAGAGGCCGCCGTACCTCGACCGCTACGACCGCTTCTTCAGGGAGACCGATGGCCAGCCGGCGGGCAGCGCGGAAGAGCGGCCCCTACGGCAGGCGAACACCGCCACGGTCAGACCCATGGTCGCCGGCGGCCAGATTCTCCAGGGACACGCCCAGGGACAGGCGCTCGTCCAGCCGGGTGAGCTGAAGGCTAATTTCTCCTCCAACAATAACAGCAGTCTGGGCGGGCCGCGGTCAGGGATGAAGACCTCAGTCAGTCTGCCTCGCGTCGGTTCTGACGGGCCGACGGCGGCGGTGGTCGCCGCGTCCTGCGGCGGGACGGAGGGCGGCGGGAACTCGGCCGACAGGGTCAAAATG GTGCAGGAGGCCGTTCATGGTGTCACAATAGAGGAGTGCCAAGGCGCCCTCCAAAACCACAGCTGGAACGTCCAGAAAGCTGTGCATTCTCTAAAG GTGGAGCAGCTGTTCTGTCTGGGTCTGCGGAGCAGAGCAGAGTGCCTAAAGCTGTTGGAGATGTGCGACTGGAACCTGGAGGTGGCCAGCACGCAGATGTTGGACAACTATGGATCCACAACAAGACAGAG ACGGTGA
- the LOC120816163 gene encoding activated CDC42 kinase 1 isoform X2 — protein sequence MRRFDKLKRSFPFLAHFHVYRKLGGSMQCEEGTEWLLELLMEVQLQQYLLRIRDDLNVTRLSHFDYVKNEDLEKIGMGRPGQRRLWEAVKRRKAMCKRKSWMSKVFSGKRPDGGDFPQQGQPASSFRKLSPTPPLGLEEGVLATHPGGGGGAPLDEQQQALTCLIPEKDLTLFEKLGDGTFGVVKRGEWLTPAGKVLNVAVKCLKTDVLSQPEALEDFICEVNAMHSLDHQNLIRLYGVVLTHPMKMVTELAPLGSLLERLRCVRPQGPVLIHTLCQYAVQVACGMAYLEQRRFIHRDLAARNILLASAHRVKIGDFGLMRALPNNHEHYVMQEHRKVPFAWCAPESLKTRTFSHATDTWMFGVTLWEMFTHGQEPWLGLNGSQILHKIDKEGERLPKPEDCPQDVYHVALQCWAQKPDDRPSFVALREFLLETMPTDMCALQDFDEPDKLHIQINDVITIIEGRAENYWWRGQNKRTLKVGPFPRNVVTSVAGLSAHDISRPLKNSFIHTGHGDSNPHRCWGFPDRIDDLYLGNPMDPPDVIGVDPGGTRLTQLPGRARKEPPPRPPQPAVLIKSKSGFSQQLLTHCSCPLCSLLAPLLRAPCYDAVNDDEDPTLAGLKRLSLWKTASVKGLKLKPSAWVSASKQESGRTSGSGHTPGSEVSLIDFGEEFPPPTPSPSPVVEIQIPTLAKLALEAENLLDRTPPQSPRRSLPRPLHPTPVVDWDARPLPPPPAYDDVAQDEDDMEVSSINSSEQQHEEEQVEVCNPDVALLSRPEVEGDAVVARGPDRSGLGDNLFLPSKQSQILSTSFSQSAEIFQELQQECMKRLNVPTGSAARSSSPSQHLNSLSPCPRTRQTDEGHKRFSSNEDKPQIPPRVPIPPRPMKRGDYTSPRWSQDLSLSPTPADVTEDASGQGQPPRIPPRDPLSQPGSRTPSPMGLVVGSPQQRLYSVSPVSTQAHHTSCPPAHTYGSYLSSSPGKLMPTTHSFASDPKYAAPKVIQAQGHGRDSAGKGPCILPIVRDGRKVSSTHYYLLPERPPYLDRYDRFFRETDGQPAGSAEERPLRQANTATVRPMVAGGQILQGHAQGQALVQPGELKANFSSNNNSSLGGPRSGMKTSVSLPRVGSDGPTAAVVAASCGGTEGGGNSADRVKMVQEAVHGVTIEECQGALQNHSWNVQKAVHSLKVEQLFCLGLRSRAECLKLLEMCDWNLEVASTQMLDNYGSTTRQRR from the exons ATGCGACGCTTTGACAAGCTGAAGAGGTCGTTCCCCTTCCTGGCCCACTTCCACGTATACCGG AAACTGGGCGGTAGCATGCAGTGTGAGGAAGGTACAGAgtggctgctggagctgctgatggaggtgcagctgcagcagtacCTCCTTCGGATCCGAGATGACCTCAACGTCACGCGGCTGTCCCACTTTGACTACGTTAAGAACGAAGACCTGGAGAAGATCGGCATGGGTCGACCTG GACAGAGACGACTGTGGGAGGCTGTGAAAAGGAGGAAAGCCATGTGCAAGCGTAAATcctggatgagcaag GTGTTCAGTGGAAAGCGGCCAGACGGAGGAGACTTCCCCCAGCAGGGCCAGCCGGCCTCCTCCTTCCGTAAGCTGTCTCCCACACCTCCACTGGGCCTGGAGGAGGGAGTCCTGGCCACGCAccccggtggtggtggtggggctcCTCTcgatgagcagcagcaggccctGACCTGCCTCATCCCAGAGAAGGATCTGACGCTGTTTGAGAAGCTGGGGGACGGAACCTTCGGTGTGGTGAAGAGAGGAGAGTGGCTGACGCCGGCAGGGAAGGTG CTGAATGTAGCCGTGAAGTGTCTAAAGACAGACGTGCTCAGCCAGCCCGAAGCTCTGGAGGACTTCATCTGTGAGGTCAACGCCATGCACTCCCTGGACCACCAGAACCTCATTCGTCTCTACGGTGTGGTGCTGACACATCCAATGAAAATG GTGACCGAGCTGGCTCCCCTGGGTTCCCTGCTGGAGCGCCTGCGCTGTGTGCGTCCGCAAGGCCCGGTGTTGATCCACACTCTGTGCCAGTACGCTGTGCAGGTGGCTTGTGGCATGGCCTATCTGGAGCAAAGGAGGTTCATCCACAGGGACCTGGCAGCCAG GAACATCCTGCTGGCCTCAGCTCACAGAGTGAAGATAGGAGACTTTGGCCTGATGAGGGCGCTGCCCAACAACCACGAGCACTACGTCATGCAGGAGCATCGCAAGGTCCCCTTTGCATG GTGCGCCCCAGAGAGTCTCAAGACCAGAACGTTCTCTCACGCCACTGACACATGGATGTTTGGAGTCACTCTCTGGGAGATGTTCACACACGGCCAGGAGCCTTGGCTCGGTCTCAATGGGAGCcag ATTTTGCACAAGATTGATAAAGAAGGTGAGCGCCTCCCTAAGCCTGAAGACTGTCCGCAGGACGTCTATCATGTGGCGCTGCAGTGTTGGGCTCAGAAACCAGATGACAGACCCTCCTTTGTTGCGCTGCGTGAGTTCTTGCTTGAG ACCATGCCCACAGACATGTGTGCCCTGCAGGACTTTGATGAGCCTGACAAACTCCATATCCAGatcaatgatgtcatcactATAATAGAGGGGAG GGCGGAGAACTACTGGTGGAGAGGTCAAAACAAGCGAACCCTAAAGGTCGGACCTTTCCCCAGAAACGTGGTGACCTCGGTGGCAGGTTTGTCAGCTCATGACATCAGCCGGCCGCTCAAGAACAGCTTCATCCACACGGGACACGGAGACAGCAACCCGCACCGGTGCTGGGGCTTCCCTGACAGGATCGACGA TTTGTACCTCGGTAATCCCATGGATCCGCCCGATGTCATCGGTGTTGACCCCGGTGGCACTCGGCTCACACAGCTACCAGGACGAGCTAGAA AggagcctcctcctcgtcctcctcaacCAGCAGTGTTAATCAAGAGTAAGTCTGgtttctctcagcagctcctCACCCATTGTTCCTGCCCTCTCTGTTCCCTCCTAGCTCCACTCCTCAGAG cgCCCTGCTACGACGCGGTGAATGACGACGAGGATCCGACTTTGGCCGGTCTAAAGAGATTATCGCTTTGGAAAACGGCGTCTGTCAAAGGCTTGAAGCTCAAACCGTCCGCGTGGGTCTCTGCTTCCAAACAGGAGAGTGGTCGGACTTCAGGCTCGGGCCACACCCCCGGCAGTGAAGTGTCCCTCATTGACTTTGGGGAGGAGTTCCCCCCGCccaccccgtccccctcccctgTAGTGGAAATTCAGATTCCCACACTGGCAAAGCTGGCTTTGGAAGCAGAGAACCTCCTGGACCGGACCCCGCCTCAGAGCCCGCGTAGATCGCTGCCCCGCCCCCTTCACCCCACACCAGTAGTGGACTGGGACGCTCGGCCGTTACCCCCACCCCCGGCCTATGACGACGTGGCCCAAGACGAAGACGATATGGAG GTGAGCTCCATCAACAGTTCAGAGCAGCAGCACGAAGAGGAGCAGGTTGAGGTCTGTAACCCAGATGTGGCCCTCCTCTCTAGACCTGAGGTTGAGGGTGATGCTGTGGTTGCCAGGGGTCCAGACCGATCAGGTCTGGGGGACAACCTTTTTCTCCCCAGCAAGCAGAGCCAAATTCtgtccacctccttctcccagTCAGCAGAGATCTTCCAAGAACTCCAGCAGGAGTGCATGAAGAGGCTTAATGTACCGACTGGAAGTGCTGCACGGTCGAGCTCCCCATCTCAACATCTCAACAGTTTATCCCCGTGTCCCCGGACGCGACAGACTGACGAGGGACACAAGCGCTTCTCCTCCAACGAGGACAAACCCCAAATCCCCCCGCGTGTCCCCATACCCCCTCGCCCCATGAAGAGGGGCGACTACACGTCTCCTCGCTGGTCACAGGATCTCTCCCTGTCACCAACACCGGCTGACGTCACAGAAGACGCTTCAGGCCAAGGACAACCACCTCGGATCCCTCCCAGAGACCCTCTGTCCCAGCCGGGCTCCAGGACTCCCAGCCCCATGGGCCTGGTAGTGGGCTCCCCCCAGCAGAGACTCTACTCTGTGAGCCCCGTCTCAACGCAGGCTCACCACACCTCCTGTCCTCCGGCACACACGTACGGCTCCTACCTCTCCAGCTCGCCAGGCAAACTCATGCCCACCACGCACAGCTTCGCCTCGGATCCGAAATACGCGGCGCCCAAAGTGATCCAGGCCCAGGGGCACGGGAGGGACTCGGCCGGCAAAGGCCCGTGTATCCTCCCCATCGTCCGCGACGGACGCAAAGTCAGCAGCACCCACTATTACCTCCTGCCAGAGAGGCCGCCGTACCTCGACCGCTACGACCGCTTCTTCAGGGAGACCGATGGCCAGCCGGCGGGCAGCGCGGAAGAGCGGCCCCTACGGCAGGCGAACACCGCCACGGTCAGACCCATGGTCGCCGGCGGCCAGATTCTCCAGGGACACGCCCAGGGACAGGCGCTCGTCCAGCCGGGTGAGCTGAAGGCTAATTTCTCCTCCAACAATAACAGCAGTCTGGGCGGGCCGCGGTCAGGGATGAAGACCTCAGTCAGTCTGCCTCGCGTCGGTTCTGACGGGCCGACGGCGGCGGTGGTCGCCGCGTCCTGCGGCGGGACGGAGGGCGGCGGGAACTCGGCCGACAGGGTCAAAATG GTGCAGGAGGCCGTTCATGGTGTCACAATAGAGGAGTGCCAAGGCGCCCTCCAAAACCACAGCTGGAACGTCCAGAAAGCTGTGCATTCTCTAAAG GTGGAGCAGCTGTTCTGTCTGGGTCTGCGGAGCAGAGCAGAGTGCCTAAAGCTGTTGGAGATGTGCGACTGGAACCTGGAGGTGGCCAGCACGCAGATGTTGGACAACTATGGATCCACAACAAGACAGAG ACGGTGA